The Peribacillus simplex genome contains the following window.
TTGAATCCAGACTGGAGTTTGTGAGTGGAATATATATTCTGACGAGGTCTTTGGTTTAATATATTGTTATTTTAGAAGGTGTTCCTATTAATATTTATTCTATCGAGGTCACTTAGGGAATATACACTTTGAAAAATGAAGAAAAGCCCTAATATAGGGCCTTTCCAGAGCTATTCACTTTTTATGAACTGAGATAGTAATTCATCAGCCATTATTTGCGAATCCAAACGAGCCGCTATAAATGGGGGCTGGATCCGATTATTGGACTCTACGGGCAAACCTAACCAGATTACTCGTTTATCAAAGATGATAAAGGAAAAGGAAACTGGTGAACAAATAAAATGATCAGAGATGATATCAGGGTTCCTTTTTGCTGATATGATCGTCAATTTCACTGCAGGGTTTCGTTTCATTAAAAACTCTTGCCATTCTTCCGACAAACTGTTCAAATCTGGCACTGCCATTACCAACTCTTGTTTTGTTGATTCAATATCTTCCAGAAAATCGCTTAACTTACGGGCATGCATCCATTTTAATTTCGGGTGCTGGTGTTTAACCCATTTTCCAATGTCTTTCTTTGACACAATCTGATCATTTTGAATTTGATGATCGACAAGTTGACGAAGAGTTTTGCTGCGATAAACATGTTTGTTAACAAATGAATTGTCACTAACATGTACGAACTTACCCTTAGTCCTTGTTATTGCAACGTTAATGAGCCTTTCACTTTCTCTTCCGGTCAATAACATTCCTGCCCTGTTTTGCGGATAACTATCAACTGTGTCAAAAATCATCATCTCCCGTTCGCTTCCCTGGAAACGATGTACAGTTGCAGCGATGATATCGGCCGTTTGCCGTTCTTTGGCATATAAATCATCCAATAGTTTTTCCATCAAGTCTGCCTGTGCACGATACGGAGCGACATAACCAATTGACCTTGTCCCTCCCACATAAGCTTCATGAATCAGTTGAAAAGATAAAAGTAATTGCCATATATTCATTCTCGAGTGGGAAGTGCGTTCCGTGATGCAATATTCACCTGATAAGCTAGTATCTACAAGTGCCGCCGCCTTATTGGCAAATGGTTCCGCCAGCATTATGCTCTCCCTGCTTGTGGCAACACTTTCATGATCACCTACAAAATTGTTATAGACGACACGATTAGTGAATGCTGAAATATCCGGATGCATGCGGCGCTGTTCTTTTAGTAGGAATAAATGAGGATGAAGTTCCCCTTCCTCCACAGACTGAGCAACACCCGCCCGATGAAAGATGTCTTCCTTTAGCCAAAGTTTCACAAGTGAATCACGAGCGGAAGCAATGGGCGGCAATTGTTTGAAATCACCACAAACGATAATATGTTTGGATAACGCTGCAGCGAAAGCCACCTGTGGTACGTAAGCCATGCTCGCTTCGTCCAAAATTACTAGATCATACTCCTTTTGATAAACCGTTTCATCATTTGCGGCCTTTGCCAAGGTCGTTCCGATGATTTTTGCTTCTTTTACGAATTGCATCTCTTTATGGCGTATTTTCTCCAAAACTTTTGCCAGTTTTTTCTCTATCTCGATTAATTGATCCGTATCCCTTTTGCTGAAGGAGCCAGCCAAGTCATGTTTTAATAAACGTTTCTCTTCAGCTAGCTGTTCTTTTTCGTTAATTAATGCCGGTTCATGTTTACCTAATAGTTGCCCCGTAACAATATCATCATGGATGGCAAGGGATTCACCGATTTGAGACCCATAGCGAAGCACATCGCCTTCTTTGAAAAGATCTTTCTTTTTAATGAATGAAGAAATTTCAGCCATCAAAACATCGACAGCCTGGTTGCTATGGGACAAGACCAGCACTTTTTTATCTTGTAAATAATGATTGGCTACCGTACGTGCCAATGTATAGGTTTTTCCTGTTCCAGGTGGACCCCAGACAAATGTGACAGGATTGAATTTCGAGCGGGCATATAATTCTTTCACACTGCTTAGTTTTTCATTTACAGGATGTTTTTGCGGCATGGACGGATCCATCAGGCGTTTGATCCGAAGCCTTTTCTTTTTGCTTCTCTTGATTTCGTCCAAGCGGATAATCAATTGTTCAAGCAATTCCCATGGATCATGGTATAAAAAGGCTTCGCCGATCATATCGCCTAACGAGCGATCAAAAACAATGATTATACTTTTCCCCTCCGATGAGAGTATCCTGCCATCCTGTTTAATTCCTCCCCATTCAAGTCGAACGACGGAACCGACAGGAACTTTTATCGATGAACCTGTTTCAAAATAATAGCTGAAAGAACCGTCACTTGTAAGCAGATGACCGTTCGAAACCAGGTATTTTGTGCTGCCATATTTTTTTAAATGCAGGATTTCAAGCTGAAGTGCCTGCTGCCATTCTTTTATAAAATTAACTGTTGAATTCATTTTTTCACTTTCCTCACAAAATATGCCATTGAAGTATTAAGAAGCTGGCCCAGTGGCTAGGCTCTGATGTAAAATAATTTACTGTCCATATGGAATTGTTTACAAAGGCACCTGTTTTTTTACCATATAAAAGAAGGCCCAATCAAAAGATTGGGCCTCTCATACGCCAATAGTGTAACTATAGCATTTTTATAACAGACATACCATGGGCTCTTTTGGAAGAAATGGTTTAGATTAGCCCTCTGACAACTCTGTGAATTCGTCGACAAGATCACTGAAAATTCTCATTGCGTTTTCGATTGGATCAGGTTTAGTCAAATCTACGCCTGTTTTCTTAAGCAGCTCCAATGGGAAATCGGAACTCCCGCTTTTCAAGAAGGTCAAATAACTTTCAAGAGTTTTTTGGTCCCCAGAAAGGATCTTATCTGCGATTGTAATTGCTGAAACGTAACCAGTGGCATATTTGTAGACGTAAAACGGACGATAAAAGTGTGGGATGCGTGACCAGCCAAACTTCACTTCTTCATCAAAAATTATCTCATCCCCATTATAAGCACGGAATATCGATTCATAAGCTGTGTTAAAAACCTCGGCATTTAGAGGCTCATCATTTTCAGCTTTTTCATGTACGATCTTTTCAAATTCCGCAAACATCACCTGTGTGAAGAATGTTCCTTTAAAACTATCTATGAAATGGTTGAGTAAGTGTTTTTTCTTTTTCACGTCTTTTGTTGTTTTAATTAAATGGCGAATCAGCAGGATTTCATTCACTGTGGACGCAACTTCAGCAACAAAAATGGAATACCCTGCACTTATTTGCGGCTGGTACTTTGAGCTATAGTATGAATGCATGCCATGTCCGGATTCATGTGCAAGTGTAAATACACTGTCTAAATCATCACGGTGATTTAATAAGATGAAAGGATGAACACCATAAAGTCCTAAATTATAAGCGCCTGAACGTTTTCCAGGTGTTTCCCTGACGTCGATGTATCTTTTTTCCTTAAAGGTTTTCAGAATTGTGATATATTCTTCGCCAAGAGGTTTCAATGCTTCCATCATCAAAGCAAATCCATCATCGTAAGAAATCTCCTCTTTAGCACCTTCGACCAATGGTATACTTAAATCATATGCACGAAGTTCTTCTACCCCGAGCAATTTTTTTCTTAAATTGATGTATTTATGCATGGGTCCAATATTTTGTTTAGTAGACATAATCAAATTATCATATACTTCTTTTGGAACCTTATCTCCGAATAAGGATTTTTCCAAGGCAGATGGATAATTTCTTAATTTTGAAAGATTCACATTATTCTTGATTGCCGTAGAAAGTGTGGAAGCGATGGTATTTTTCAACTGTACATATGGCTGATAATACGCGATATACGCCTCTTTTCTCTTATCACGATCATCGTGTTCAATCAATTTGGAATACATTCCTCGTGTAAGCTCAACCCTTTCGCCGTCTTCATTCGTGACTTCCCCAAATTTAATATCAGCATTGTTGATCATCCCGAACGTTTTTTGTGGTGCTGAAAAGGCTTCGCCTACTTGAGAAAGGACCTCTTCTTGTTCTTTCGTTAACACATGGGATTTATAGCGATAGGAATCCAGTAGATCTTCTTCAAAATATTTTAAGCCCTCGATTTCTTTTATGTACCCTTTTAATGTTTGTTCTTCAAGGCTCAAAAGAAATGGCATGAAAAAGGCAGATGCATTACTAATTTTTTGCCCTAACTGACCTGCTCTATCTTGTAATGCCTGCGATGAGGTAACCCGTGTATCCAAATCTGTTTGCAGCATGGCATATACATATAGCTTGTTATAAATGTAGCCGAGTTCCTCACTTAATCGTAAATACTCGAACAAATCTTTAGCAGACTGAATATGCCCATCATAAGTTTTTAATTTTTCTGTCATCCTAAGGACTTCTTGATAATCTTTTTCCCAATTGGCCTGATCATCGTAAATATCCTTTAAGTTCCATGTTTCTTCTTCTTTGATTTCATCACGTGATTTAAACGTTTGCATATGACACTTCCTTTCAGGCTTATAGGCTTACCCTTTATTATAATCGACTTTCAGAAAAATCTGCATAGAAAAACCAGTATGCTAAAAATACATACTGGTTTTCCTTTTTATCAATTAGAATTTTGCTGCAGTTTCAGCAACCTTTGCCAATCCTTCTGCAACGATATCCTGTGTACGGTCTGGATATTGATTATGTCCCTCGATAACAACTGTTTCCGGGTTCGTTATGCCCCATAATTTTAAATTCATCGTTACGTATTTCACTGCCATTTCAGCAGCTTCCATTCCAGGTAAAGCATAATCCGATCCGCGAGCATTAAGTACAGCCACTTTTTTCTCAGGAATAAGACCAACTGGGCCTTCAGCAGTGTATTTAAAAGTTGTACCCGCTTGGGCAAGATAAGAAATATATGTTACGAGTGGAGCTGGTACAGTTGCGTTCCATAGTGGGAAGGCAAATACCACTTTGTCGGCAGCAAGGAATTGATTCAAGTATTGTTGCACGATATCAGCAATCTCCACTTCTTCCTCAGTCAATTCCATACCTTGGCTGCGTTTATAAAGGGCAGTAATCGCTGTATTCCCATAGTATGGTAAGTTCAGTTTAAATAAGTCCAATTCAGTTACTTCATCGTTACTATTCGCTTCCTTGTATGTGTTCAAAAAAGCTTCATACATTTTCACGCTAATGGCTTGATCCGCTGGACGGTCATTTGATTTAACAAATAATACTTTAGACATTGTCAGTTCCCCCAATAGTTAATTTTTATATATTTGCCATGAAAAAATAGTACAGTTTCAAAATAAATATTCAATCCATATATCTCGAATTAACTGCAATTACTACATTCACATTATAAGACTGATAATCCAAGAAGGCAAGAAATATGTTTTTTATATTAAAATGGGCATTTCAGAAATTTTCTCTTGGTTTTTTTACAACCCTAAAGTCATAATAAACCGAGAGCAATTTGCCCTCGGTTAAGTTAACTCTTTATGATGGAAGGGACATTTCCCTTTTATCGGCTCTATATCATCCCCGATGAAAAATTGTTTCCATTCATTATGATCTACATCACCAAAATGACTGATATCAGGATGTTTAGGCAGGTTATCCCATTCCTCTACTCGTTCACGAACTTTTTCACGTGACATAATCCCGCCTTTTTCCGTTCCTTCTAATCCTTCAAAAATCATCCGGGGTTGAAATCCAAGAACAAGGCTATTTCCTAAATCACGGGTTTTTCGTTGTTTATAAGCAGGTGCATTGCCAAAGACGAAGATTGGTTCACCTGCAAAATGATAGTCCCATAAATAATGCTCGGGATCTTTCGGCTTTTTAATTGGCCAAGGTTTTTTATCCTCTTTATGTAGGTATTGCAGGATATCCCAAAACTTTTTTCGGTACAGTCCTATATCTCCCTCTATTTGTTCAGGCTCCATAAAGACAAACAGGCCATGCCTGATATATGGTGGTTCTTGAAATAAATCCAGAAAGCTTTCCACTGCTTTTGGAAGATTGGACCAATCTTCCTGTGTGATATAAGCATAACGAAGTTCCCCTTTATTTTCAGCTTTCATACCAAAATAACAAGGAAACGTTTTATCCGTCACTGTATTATGGAAAGTTTGATATTCTTTAATTAGCCATTGCGGCACTCGATCGGGATTTGTCATATCTTCTTTCGTTAACAAATTTGAATTAACAGTCAGCATCATTGTTCTCCTTAAATCGTTTTACTAAATGATACCCGCTATAAATAAACTAAAACATCTCTCGAACTGCCAATCACCACAATCAGGTACACCTCATGTAAATTCTTCTTTATTTAAGATTTGATAAGTGCCTCCCCGTTCCATTGTGATTCCAATTCCCACTCAAGAAATGTAATACCGGTTCAGCAAAAAAACAATTGACTCCGCATGATAATCATTTTCTTTCCTTTAGGTTAACCTAACAAAAAACAAGGAGTGATGTTTGATGGCAAGGAGAAAAAAAATTCTGGTAGCTGAAGCGCGAAAAGGACTCGATGATTTAAAAGCCAAAGTTGCTGGTACAAAGAATCCTGAAGAGGCCA
Protein-coding sequences here:
- a CDS encoding FMN-dependent NADH-azoreductase, translated to MGELTMSKVLFVKSNDRPADQAISVKMYEAFLNTYKEANSNDEVTELDLFKLNLPYYGNTAITALYKRSQGMELTEEEVEIADIVQQYLNQFLAADKVVFAFPLWNATVPAPLVTYISYLAQAGTTFKYTAEGPVGLIPEKKVAVLNARGSDYALPGMEAAEMAVKYVTMNLKLWGITNPETVVIEGHNQYPDRTQDIVAEGLAKVAETAAKF
- a CDS encoding YqcI/YcgG family protein, with translation MLTVNSNLLTKEDMTNPDRVPQWLIKEYQTFHNTVTDKTFPCYFGMKAENKGELRYAYITQEDWSNLPKAVESFLDLFQEPPYIRHGLFVFMEPEQIEGDIGLYRKKFWDILQYLHKEDKKPWPIKKPKDPEHYLWDYHFAGEPIFVFGNAPAYKQRKTRDLGNSLVLGFQPRMIFEGLEGTEKGGIMSREKVRERVEEWDNLPKHPDISHFGDVDHNEWKQFFIGDDIEPIKGKCPFHHKELT
- a CDS encoding AAA domain-containing protein; the protein is MNSTVNFIKEWQQALQLEILHLKKYGSTKYLVSNGHLLTSDGSFSYYFETGSSIKVPVGSVVRLEWGGIKQDGRILSSEGKSIIIVFDRSLGDMIGEAFLYHDPWELLEQLIIRLDEIKRSKKKRLRIKRLMDPSMPQKHPVNEKLSSVKELYARSKFNPVTFVWGPPGTGKTYTLARTVANHYLQDKKVLVLSHSNQAVDVLMAEISSFIKKKDLFKEGDVLRYGSQIGESLAIHDDIVTGQLLGKHEPALINEKEQLAEEKRLLKHDLAGSFSKRDTDQLIEIEKKLAKVLEKIRHKEMQFVKEAKIIGTTLAKAANDETVYQKEYDLVILDEASMAYVPQVAFAAALSKHIIVCGDFKQLPPIASARDSLVKLWLKEDIFHRAGVAQSVEEGELHPHLFLLKEQRRMHPDISAFTNRVVYNNFVGDHESVATSRESIMLAEPFANKAAALVDTSLSGEYCITERTSHSRMNIWQLLLSFQLIHEAYVGGTRSIGYVAPYRAQADLMEKLLDDLYAKERQTADIIAATVHRFQGSEREMMIFDTVDSYPQNRAGMLLTGRESERLINVAITRTKGKFVHVSDNSFVNKHVYRSKTLRQLVDHQIQNDQIVSKKDIGKWVKHQHPKLKWMHARKLSDFLEDIESTKQELVMAVPDLNSLSEEWQEFLMKRNPAVKLTIISAKRNPDIISDHFICSPVSFSFIIFDKRVIWLGLPVESNNRIQPPFIAARLDSQIMADELLSQFIKSE
- the pepF gene encoding oligoendopeptidase F, whose product is MQTFKSRDEIKEEETWNLKDIYDDQANWEKDYQEVLRMTEKLKTYDGHIQSAKDLFEYLRLSEELGYIYNKLYVYAMLQTDLDTRVTSSQALQDRAGQLGQKISNASAFFMPFLLSLEEQTLKGYIKEIEGLKYFEEDLLDSYRYKSHVLTKEQEEVLSQVGEAFSAPQKTFGMINNADIKFGEVTNEDGERVELTRGMYSKLIEHDDRDKRKEAYIAYYQPYVQLKNTIASTLSTAIKNNVNLSKLRNYPSALEKSLFGDKVPKEVYDNLIMSTKQNIGPMHKYINLRKKLLGVEELRAYDLSIPLVEGAKEEISYDDGFALMMEALKPLGEEYITILKTFKEKRYIDVRETPGKRSGAYNLGLYGVHPFILLNHRDDLDSVFTLAHESGHGMHSYYSSKYQPQISAGYSIFVAEVASTVNEILLIRHLIKTTKDVKKKKHLLNHFIDSFKGTFFTQVMFAEFEKIVHEKAENDEPLNAEVFNTAYESIFRAYNGDEIIFDEEVKFGWSRIPHFYRPFYVYKYATGYVSAITIADKILSGDQKTLESYLTFLKSGSSDFPLELLKKTGVDLTKPDPIENAMRIFSDLVDEFTELSEG